The Calditrichota bacterium genomic sequence GGTCCTCCAGATTCATTTCTTCGATAAGACGAACCACCTGGACCACCAGGTCCGTTTTTCGAAGCTCCAACCCCTTAATCTCCACATCCAATAAAATACGGTGATTCAGCATTTTCAGAACATCCGAAAAAAGAGGAATTTTCTCTTTTCCAAACTTCTTATTATTAAACGATTGGATATCAATCCCGTTCAACTCCTGCCAGGATGTCTTTTTGATTTCTTCTGAATTGTGAGCCAGCCGCTTCAGGGTTTCATCGTGAAACACAACAACCTCTCCCGTCGCGGTCTCCTGAACATCCAGCTCAATCATATCCGCGTGCAAATCCATGGCGCGCTGAAAGCTGTCCTTTGTATTCTCCAAAAATTCCAGAGGGGCTCCCCGGTGCCCCACGACCAGCGGCCGGGGTTCGGGAAGATTTTTTACGCGCCGCATCTTCCTGTTTTGAATCATCTTCGCCCTTTTTATGTTTCTGTTTTTTAGCCTCCATTATTCATAAACTTTCACCACGAAGCCCCCCAAGGCGCAAAGGGTATTCCAATCAAAATAATTAGCCAGTTGAAACTCGGTTCGTTTTGCGTAGTTTTCTGTTTCAATGACTTATTTATTTACCTTTTTGTCTATTCTGCCTTTGCGTTTTCGTGACTTTGCGGCTAATGAATTATTCAGGTCGGGAACCAATTTGATTAAGAATAGCTGCCAGTTTTTTCGTCTGATTTTTCCGGGAATACGTTTCCTGAAACACACGGAGCCGTTCCGGGGGTTCTCCTCCAAAATCTTCGCTTAAAAAGCTTTCCAATTCTCTTGAAATAGTCTCCGGATTGAAATCCGTAATGAGCCTGCCATAATTGTACGAGCGAAGCATTTTTGTAGCAACCACACCTTCCGGGGAAATGGCAAAAATGGGTTTTCCACTGGCCATGTACTCAAACAGCTTTCCTGTGACCATGCCGGGATTCACCTCCGCGGACAACGTAAAAAGCAAAGCCGAGGCCCCTTTTAGAAAGCCGATGGCGTCTTTGTGGGTCACGTAGGGCGCAAACTGTAAGATTTCCCGAATTTCGGGAGGGCACTTTACAGCAGAAATGTCTTCCCCCACAAAGAGGAATTGCCACTCCGACAAAACGGACGGATTTTTTCGCCTCACATTCTTGATCGCCTGAAAAAACAGCGACGGATCATTTGCTCCCCCCAGAGAGCCCAGATACAGCAGGGTTTTTTGGAGGAATTTTCTGGGTGCCGTTCCCTGAAAATCATCCGGATCAAAGCCGTTGGGAAGCTCGAAAAATTTTTCGGCATGATCCCGATCCAATGCCATCAAAGACCGGCGAATCGGTTCCGAGACAGCCACGACCGCATCCGCTGTTCGAATAACCGCCCGGGCCCATCTATCGTGCAGGACGCGGTGGAGCGGCGTCGGTGCGTAGAGGTACTCTCCGCCCAGCCAGTAATCCCGAAAATCAGCAACCCAGGGAATACCAAATTTCTTTTTCACTTTCATCCCCAACAGGTGCGCGGTAAGCGGAGGCGACGTGGAAATAACGGCAGCCGGCCGGATGCGCTTCACAAGATGCACCAATGCCCTCCAGGCGAAGGGGTACCAGCCAATTTTGCTGTCCGGGATGAAAAAGAGGCGGGCCAGCCCAACGCCCTTCGAGGGAAGGGTTGTTTTCCCGCCCGAACCGGTCGGATTTCCCCTTTTGAATTTGGCCAAAATCCGTGCGGGGTCGAGGGAACCCGTGCGGTAAACCGGTTGGTTTTGAACGTCTTCCAACAGCGTGTAATCGTAAGCATAATAAACAATATCCTTTACCGTCACCACATGGGGCTGCCATCCACAGCCCGGCAGAAATTTAACCCATTTTGCCGCGCGCTGCACACCGCCCATTCCCAGCGGAGGAAAATAGTAGGCTATGATAAGAACCGGTTTCATCTTCCAATCAAATCATCAATTGTTTCCCGCTCCCGCACCACGGTAAAGGACGCGCCGTCCACCAAAACCTCGGGAATGCGCGGACGTCCGTTGTAAGTAGAGGATAGGGTGTAACCGTAAGCGCCGGCTGATAAAATGGCCAGCAGATCGCCTCTGCGAACCTCCGGAAGAGGGCGGTCTTTAGCGAAAAAATCTCCCGATTCACAAATCGGTCCCACAATATCCAGTGACATCATCTCTCGTTCCGGTCGTTTTTCAACGGGGACAATCCGGTGGTAGGCCTGATACAGGCTCGGCCGGATCAGGTCATTCATGCCGGCATCCACAATCGCGAATTTCTTTAAGCTCGTTTCTTTCCGGTACAGCACACGCGTCAACAAAACTCCGCCGTTTGCGGTTAAAAAGCGGCCGGGTTCAAAAATAAGGGTGCACCCCAAATCGCTTAAATGGGGCAAAATGGCGCGCATCAGATCCGCGGGAGTCGGCGGCTCCGCCGGCTCACGGGGTTCGTATAATGGCTCGTCGATAACCCGGTTGTAGTCCACACCCAACCCGCCGCCCATGTCAATTACCGTCAGGGCAATTCCCGCCTGTTTCAGGTCGGTTACCAGTTTGCGCAACGACCGGGCACTTTCCACAAAGGGATCGACAGAGAGAATCTGGGAACCAATGTGGCTGTGAACACCCAGGAGCCGGATGTTCGGCAGGGCCGCTGCCTTTTCAAAAACGGCGTAGGATTTTCCGATGGCAATGCCAAATTTATTCTTGGCCATTCCGGTTGAAATGTAGGGGTGACTTTTGGGGTCGATATCCGGATTGACCCGGATATTGACGGGCGCTTTCCGCTGCACCTGACCCGCAATCTCGTTGATGACCTCCAGTTCTTGTTCCGATTCCACATTAAATGCCCGGATGGATTTTTCCAGCGCAAATGCAATTTCATCATTTCGCTTGCCCACACCGGCAAAGACAATCTTTTCCGGCGGAATACCGGCGGCCAGGGCCATGGCCAATTCCCCGGCCGAAACCACATCGGCGCCGGCCCCCTCTCGGGCAAACAGCTTTAGCACTTCCGGATTATTATTGGCCTTGAGCGCAAAACATGTCAGATGCTCCTGCCCCCCAAAAGCCTTTTCAACGGATCGCAGCCGTTCAATAAAATGACGCTTGCTGTACACATAAACGGGCGTCCCCACCTTGGACACAATTTCGGTCAGGGGCACATCTTCGGCAAACAATGTGTTGTCTTTGTAGTAGAAATCACGCACCACTTTCAGTTATCCTTTCATTGATTTGAGTCACCAGACTGGTAATTTCGGGCAGATGTTTTTGGGTGATTTCCCGTCCTGCTTGAATAATGCGTTCGGCTTTGAAAAATTCCAGCAATTGCACATCGGCAAGATTGGGTTCCAGTAAAATTTCCGGCGGATTCTGATGCAGACGCAGCTCACAAATAGTGTTCTCGGCAATAGTCAGGCTTTGAAGCATAACCGTAAAGATTCCCGGTACAATTGCCGGATGCGGGTTTTCGTATTCCTTTAATCGATTTAAAACATTAATGAGTTTTTCCTGAAGGACGTCCTGGGAAATTTCCTTGTGCTCCAGCTTTTTTAAGGAGGTTTGAATAATCTCCGGCAATTTTTTGGCAACGGCCCGCCTTTTCCTCCGTGCCTTTTTCAGATAAAGAAACTTGGCCTTTTCCTCCACTTTCGGAATAACATTGACCGCAATCACCGCATCCACCGGCCACCTTCTTGCCACGCTCACCGGAACCGGGTTCACCAATCCGCCATCCACCAGAAAGCGATCCTCATAGCGGACAGGAGCAAAAATGCCCGGGATTGAAATACTTGCCCGAACGGCGGGAATAATGCTCCCCTTATTGAATATGACTTCATGTCCCGATGAAAGTTCGGTTGCCACGCAGGCAAACGGAATGCGCAGCTCTTCGATTTCCACCTCTTCAATAAATGTCTGCAGAAATTTCTGAATCCGCTGACCGGCAATCAAGCCTGATTTTGGAAATGTGGGCAGAAACATTCGCGCCGTTGTTTTCCAGTTCATGGAACAGGCAATGCGGGCCATTTCTTCCCCCGACAATCCCGCAGCCCACAACGCCCCAATAAACGCCCCGGCACTTGTACCCGCCACGGCCGAAATCGGAATGTGATTCTCCTCAAGAACTTGAATCACTCCAATGTGAGCCAGTCCCTTGGCAGAACCGCTTCCGAGGGCAAGGGCAATTTTGGGGGAATTTAATGCCATGTTTTTTCCGAAAACAACCTCTCTTTTCCAAAAAACAAGAAAACACTTCTCACGCACCAATAAAAAAGACGGCCATGAGCCGTCTTATTACAAAATACGTTCCGATGACCCCTTATTTTTCTGACGGGGTATCAGGAGTGGAATTGGACGCCGGTGGATTCAATTTCCGTTTATTTAACATGCGATAGAGGGCATCCATGTCGATGCCGGAAACCTTTTCCAGGGCTTCATTAATCATATATCCAAAAATCAAAAATTCATCTTCTTCAAATCGAATATTCAGGTTATGTACATTAACATGAATACAACCGGCCTCGCATCGATACACCTGACCATCAATTTCGGGAGCACTTGAAAATATTTGAGAATCTTCAAACATTTTGGCCACCTTTCTTAAGGAGCAACGATTGAGGAACAAATTAGACCTGTTTACGAAAATTAATGTACTAATTTTTCCAAGCAAAAACAAAGGTTTTTTGGAGCTTTTCGTTCCAACAACCGGCGTTGCTCTCAATTACCGTCTGAAAAATCAACCGGGAGGCCAAGTCATTCGGCGTCCGCCCAGCAGGTGCATGTGCACATGGTAAATCCATTGTCCCGCATTTTCGCCGGTATTCCACACAAGCCGATAGCCTGTTTCCGCCACGCCAAATTCTTTTGCAATTTTTTGCGCCACCACCGCCATCTTGCCAATCAGGGGAACATCCTGGGGATCTACATCATTCAGACTGGCGATATGCTTTCTGGGAACAATGAGCACATGGATGGGAGCCTGGGGATTAATATCGTGGAAGGCGACGATTTCATCGTCCTGATAAACAAATTCTCCCTGCAACTCGCCAGCGATAATTTTACAAAACACACAGTCAACCATTGCTTATCCTCCCATATTAAAGTCGATTACAATTCGTCCAAAAGGGTTAGTACCTGGCAGCTGGCCGCAATAGCCGCGGTTTCGGAGCGAAGACGCCGTGATCCCAGTGACACCGTTTCAAATCCCGCATTTTTGGCACGTTGAATTTCTGCCGGGCTAAACCCGCCCTCCGGACCAATCAGGATCGCCACCTCTCTCGGAGGCAGGCGTTTCATTTTCAAATAGGCCTGAAGAACCGATCGGATCGAAGACTTCCCCTCCATTTCGGGGAGGATCTTCACGGGAACCGCTTTTAGCTGCTGTAAAACCTCCTCAAATGGCTGCGGTTCACTAATTCCGGGAAGCACCGAACGCCCGCTTTGTTTAATGGCGGCCATTACGATCCGGTTCCAACGCCTAAGGCGGTTCTTGTCCGGTTCAACAATCGTAAATTCAGAAGATATGGGCAGAAATGTACTCACCCCCAATTCCGTCGCCTTCTCCAGCAGCCAATCGAACCGCGGGTTTTTAATCATTGCCTGGACCAGAATAATATGCGTCAGGGGTTCATTTCTGCGCCGCCATATTTTTTGAATTTCTCCCCGGACAAAATCCCTGTCAATGGAAATAATCCCAAATTCGTAGGAATTTCCATGCCCGTCCACGGCAATTAATACATCCCCAACACGTTTTCGCAATACTTTTACGAGGTGCTTAAATTCATCTCCCCGAATGATCAGAAAATTACCCTGAACATCCTCAGGATGAACAAAAAAACTTTCATAATGGGCCATTTTTACAAGCCGCCCTTAAATCAAAAAAGGAAACATTCAATCGCCAGTTAGTCAAGCTGCACACAATATTGCCCCTTATGCAAAAAGGGTAGCCCCGTACCAAAGCGTGTGAAAGCCCTATTAGAATTTACACTCTTTTCCAAAAAATTCAAGCAAAAAGTTGGTTTTTTTGAATCCTTGCTCTGTTCCTTTTTTATCTCTCGCGACTTCTTGTGCCACTTTTTTCCCGCCTTGAAGAATCCTTTTCAACCCGCTCCCTCGCTCAGGGCCGTATCAAAAGTCCTTTTTTCAGGAAAAAATGAGTAGTTGTCATTGCGAAGCAGGAAAACGATTTAAAATAGATTGAGTTTTAAATCGCTAATTATTTTAATTATAATAACCTTTGTGATATGGGGTCTTCGTGGCAAAAATTTATGAATCATACAGGCTAAAAAGCAACGCCCCCGTCAAAAATGAACTGGCCGCGCAAGGATTCATTCCAGGCGTATTCAAATCGCAGGCTATTTGAATAGGGCAATAAAACATTCAGACCCACCCCAAAACCGCTCTGGAAATGCCGGATCCCCACCTCCCGCCTCTGGTTGAATACCAATCCCGTATCGCTGAAAAGTGTACCGTAAACGGCAAACTCCAGTTCTTTGAGCGAAGCGGTTTTCCGGGACAAATTGTAGTAGCGTTTGGGCACAAGGGCAAACCGCAAGGCTGCCGATGCCAGAACGCGATTTTCTCCTTCGTATGATTCAAAAAAATGACCGCGGATTCGCTGGTCATAACCGAGAAAGATGTGTTCATACACGGGAATGGTTCCCGTGCGAAACGCACCGGCCGTACGACCTGCAAGGATAATTGAGTGAATGTCACGATAGGCCCGGATATCGTAAGAAAGGGATTGGGAGGTGCGATGGCTTTGATTCAGCCAGGCGTGTGCCAGACTCACTTCTGCCAGATAGCCATTCAATGGGTATTCGTGCAAATCGCGGCTATCGTATTTCAGGAAAACACCCACCTGTCCCCACAAATCCCTGCCGGAAGAATGAATGGCGGCCAGAGGATTTGACGGGTTTACCTGCTCAATTTTCGTTTGGAAACCCACATAACGATAGATTCCGAAACGTCTTCCAAAGCGAAAAAGAGCGCGTCTTGAAAGAGAGGTTAAATCAGTAAACCTGTTTGTATGATTTGTCACCCGAATCGAATGGAGGAAAAATGATGTAAAATACCGCTTCTCCCCGCCAAACCAATCATTCCGATAGGCGAATTTCAATCCCGGGTTAAATCCGGCCCAGCCCAGAAAGAATAATTTTTCGGCCCGACCCCGAAAATTGTAGTGAACCACTCCCCCACCGTAGGAAATCTTTGAAAAACTGTGTTCATTAAAATTCAGAATAGGAATCGGAAAAATATACCATCTTTCGGTAACCACGATTTTGAGATCGGTTTTTCCTTCATCCCTCAAAAACACAAATTGCACCCGGTTAAAAAGATAGAGATTTTCAATTCGTTTTTTTGCCAGAATGAGATTCCTTTTGCTGACGGTGTCTCCGGGACGAAATTCCAGTTCCCTCAAAATAATAGGCGTTTTTGTGTGAACATTTCCAACAACAATCACACGAGCAATCCGAATGGAATCCGGCAAAGCAGAAAGAGATTGGCAAATGGCGGGACGGACAAAAAAGAGAGTCATGGCAAGCCCGAAAATGGCAAGAATTTGTTTACCTTTTTTTTCCATTACCATCGAGGCAATATCCTCATGGTTACACGCCACTGCCCTTCTTTTTCGTGAATGGGGTGGCCAAGGTCCAGTCGAATCAAATCGCCGGAAATGGAAAGAGACAATCCGGCATCATACTTGAAGGGAATCGACGTCTTTGGCGGGGAAACCACCGAGTTCCAGGTTTCGGGAAACCACCCTTTTCCGGCCTCCGCAAAAAACGATAATTCGATCATATCTGAAAAGGGAATCCACGAAAACACCGGGGAATTCATAATATCCCCCTCGAAGCCGTACACGACGCGTCCCAGGAGCACCCCTGAGGCATTCTTAAATGCCTTGTAGGGATATCCCTGAAGTGTACCAATTCCTCCAAAATCAATCAGATGCTGCGGAAGATAGGCGGCATTCCAGACCTTCGCGCCACGAAGTTGAAGGGACACCTTCTGATTTTCAACGGTTGGCTGAAACCAGCGCAGCGTGGCAAAAGCGCCCATGTAATCAGAAAATGTCGTGTTCGCCGGCAGAACTGACCGCTCACCCGCTATCTGAACATAAATGCCCTTCATGGGGTAAATCGGGTTATCCAATCGATCGAAGATGAGTGACAGGCGAACCAGATTCTCTTTTCCTGCCGCAACTCCGGGGTTTGAACGGAATTTTTTCCGTTTGGCCGGGCAAAGACTCCAGTCGGTGCTCTTCTTCAGATTCCCATACTCAGCCGCCCGAAATAACCCCCGAAGCGTGAAGCGGTCTTTAACCTGAAATTGCGCCCAGCCTTGCCATCCTTTCAGGGCATAATAATCCATGAAATCTTCGTGCAGTAAAACCCCTGCAAAGCTGTTTTCAATTTCTCCAATGATCCAGGCTTCATTGCATACGGTATGATTGAAATAGCCGGCTCCCAGTTGAATGTGATTTTCCTTGCCAAAATCGGCGATGCCAAACAGGTGATATCGCGGCGCCTTGAGCGCAAATCCGTAGCCTGCTCCGC encodes the following:
- a CDS encoding glycosyltransferase family 4 protein; the protein is MKPVLIIAYYFPPLGMGGVQRAAKWVKFLPGCGWQPHVVTVKDIVYYAYDYTLLEDVQNQPVYRTGSLDPARILAKFKRGNPTGSGGKTTLPSKGVGLARLFFIPDSKIGWYPFAWRALVHLVKRIRPAAVISTSPPLTAHLLGMKVKKKFGIPWVADFRDYWLGGEYLYAPTPLHRVLHDRWARAVIRTADAVVAVSEPIRRSLMALDRDHAEKFFELPNGFDPDDFQGTAPRKFLQKTLLYLGSLGGANDPSLFFQAIKNVRRKNPSVLSEWQFLFVGEDISAVKCPPEIREILQFAPYVTHKDAIGFLKGASALLFTLSAEVNPGMVTGKLFEYMASGKPIFAISPEGVVATKMLRSYNYGRLITDFNPETISRELESFLSEDFGGEPPERLRVFQETYSRKNQTKKLAAILNQIGSRPE
- the lysA gene encoding diaminopimelate decarboxylase: MRDFYYKDNTLFAEDVPLTEIVSKVGTPVYVYSKRHFIERLRSVEKAFGGQEHLTCFALKANNNPEVLKLFAREGAGADVVSAGELAMALAAGIPPEKIVFAGVGKRNDEIAFALEKSIRAFNVESEQELEVINEIAGQVQRKAPVNIRVNPDIDPKSHPYISTGMAKNKFGIAIGKSYAVFEKAAALPNIRLLGVHSHIGSQILSVDPFVESARSLRKLVTDLKQAGIALTVIDMGGGLGVDYNRVIDEPLYEPREPAEPPTPADLMRAILPHLSDLGCTLIFEPGRFLTANGGVLLTRVLYRKETSLKKFAIVDAGMNDLIRPSLYQAYHRIVPVEKRPEREMMSLDIVGPICESGDFFAKDRPLPEVRRGDLLAILSAGAYGYTLSSTYNGRPRIPEVLVDGASFTVVRERETIDDLIGR
- a CDS encoding patatin yields the protein MALNSPKIALALGSGSAKGLAHIGVIQVLEENHIPISAVAGTSAGAFIGALWAAGLSGEEMARIACSMNWKTTARMFLPTFPKSGLIAGQRIQKFLQTFIEEVEIEELRIPFACVATELSSGHEVIFNKGSIIPAVRASISIPGIFAPVRYEDRFLVDGGLVNPVPVSVARRWPVDAVIAVNVIPKVEEKAKFLYLKKARRKRRAVAKKLPEIIQTSLKKLEHKEISQDVLQEKLINVLNRLKEYENPHPAIVPGIFTVMLQSLTIAENTICELRLHQNPPEILLEPNLADVQLLEFFKAERIIQAGREITQKHLPEITSLVTQINERITESGA
- a CDS encoding histidine triad nucleotide-binding protein; amino-acid sequence: MVDCVFCKIIAGELQGEFVYQDDEIVAFHDINPQAPIHVLIVPRKHIASLNDVDPQDVPLIGKMAVVAQKIAKEFGVAETGYRLVWNTGENAGQWIYHVHMHLLGGRRMTWPPG
- a CDS encoding 16S rRNA (uracil(1498)-N(3))-methyltransferase; translated protein: MAHYESFFVHPEDVQGNFLIIRGDEFKHLVKVLRKRVGDVLIAVDGHGNSYEFGIISIDRDFVRGEIQKIWRRRNEPLTHIILVQAMIKNPRFDWLLEKATELGVSTFLPISSEFTIVEPDKNRLRRWNRIVMAAIKQSGRSVLPGISEPQPFEEVLQQLKAVPVKILPEMEGKSSIRSVLQAYLKMKRLPPREVAILIGPEGGFSPAEIQRAKNAGFETVSLGSRRLRSETAAIAASCQVLTLLDEL
- a CDS encoding BamA/TamA family outer membrane protein — translated: MKAFRRFIFIGLLIGTGAASNMILAQIQFTIPKEVEPVQFNQRTDISSWNHYNRVEGLFAGLDVTLVPFSKKKVALAGGAGYGFALKAPRYHLFGIADFGKENHIQLGAGYFNHTVCNEAWIIGEIENSFAGVLLHEDFMDYYALKGWQGWAQFQVKDRFTLRGLFRAAEYGNLKKSTDWSLCPAKRKKFRSNPGVAAGKENLVRLSLIFDRLDNPIYPMKGIYVQIAGERSVLPANTTFSDYMGAFATLRWFQPTVENQKVSLQLRGAKVWNAAYLPQHLIDFGGIGTLQGYPYKAFKNASGVLLGRVVYGFEGDIMNSPVFSWIPFSDMIELSFFAEAGKGWFPETWNSVVSPPKTSIPFKYDAGLSLSISGDLIRLDLGHPIHEKEGQWRVTMRILPRW